A single region of the Lacerta agilis isolate rLacAgi1 chromosome 9, rLacAgi1.pri, whole genome shotgun sequence genome encodes:
- the LOC117052870 gene encoding 60S ribosomal protein L37-like — protein MTKGTSSFGKRRNKTHTLCRRCGSKAYHLQKSTCGKCGYPAKRKRKYNWSAKAKRRNTTGTGRMRHLKKVYCRFRNGFREGTAPKPKRAAVAASSSS, from the coding sequence ATGACGAAAGGAACATCCTCCTTTGGAAAGCGTCGCAATAAGACGCACACTTTGTGCCGTCGATGTGGGTCCAAGGCCTATCATCTCCAGAAGTCCACCTGTGGAAAATGTGGGTATCCTGCTAAACGCAAGAGAAAGTATAACTGGAGTGCTAAGGCCAAGAGACGCAATACTACCGGAACTGGCCGTATGAGGCATCTGAAAAAGGTCTACTGCAGATTCAGGAATGGATTCCGTGAAGGAACAGCGCCAAAGCCCAAGAGAGCTGCTGTTGCAGCATCCAGCTCATCTTAA